The following are encoded together in the Vibrio splendidus genome:
- the nqrM gene encoding (Na+)-NQR maturation NqrM encodes MNTFLITFGVFLAVIAAMSIGYIIQKKVVKGSCGGLGAVGIDKVCNCPEPCDARKKREAREAYREEKLAERQQKEASWNKDRIA; translated from the coding sequence ATGAATACATTTCTGATTACATTTGGTGTTTTTCTTGCAGTAATCGCAGCGATGTCTATTGGCTATATTATCCAAAAGAAAGTTGTGAAGGGTAGCTGTGGTGGCTTAGGCGCTGTTGGTATTGATAAAGTATGTAACTGCCCTGAACCTTGTGATGCGCGCAAAAAGCGTGAAGCACGTGAAGCATACCGCGAAGAGAAACTGGCTGAGCGTCAGCAAAAAGAAGCTTCTTGGAATAAAGATCGTATTGCTTAA